A single genomic interval of Pyrus communis chromosome 5, drPyrComm1.1, whole genome shotgun sequence harbors:
- the LOC137733401 gene encoding small ribosomal subunit protein uS8z/uS8w codes for MVRVSVLNDALKSMYNAEKRGKRQVMIRPSSKVIIKFLLVMQKHGYIGEFEYVDDHRAGKIVVELNGRLNKCGVISPRFDVGVKEIEGWTARLLPSRQFGYIVLTTSAGIMDHEEARRKNVGGKVLGFFY; via the exons ATGGTGAGAGTTAGCGTTTTGAATGATGCTCTTAAGAGCATGTACAATGCTGAGAAAAGGGGCAAGCGCCAGGTCATGATCAGACCATCATCCAAGGTCATCATCAAGTTTCTTTTGGTGATGCAAAAGCATG GATACATTGGTGAGTTCGAGTATGTTGATGATCACAGGGCTGGTAAAATTGTGGTCGAGCTGAATGGAAGGCTTAACAAGTGTGGGGTTATTAGCCCTCGTTTTGATGTTGGTGTTAAGGAGATCGAAGGATGGACTGCCAGGTTGCTTCCTTCTAGACAG TTTGGATACATTGTGCTGACGACATCTGCTGGCATTATGGACCATGAGGAGGCTAGGAGAAAGAATGTCGGTGGTAAAGTCCTTGGTTTCTTTTACTAG